In Streptomyces sp. SN-593, a single genomic region encodes these proteins:
- a CDS encoding inositol-3-phosphate synthase, which translates to MGSVRVAIVGVGNCATSLVQGVEYYKDAEPDSKVPGLMHVQFGEYHVRDVEFVAAFDVDAKKVGLDLADAIGASENNTIKITDVPQTGVTVERGHTLDGLGKYYRETIEESDEAPVDIVKILKDRNVDVLVCYLPVGSEDAAKFYAQCAIDAKVAFVNALPVFIAGTKEWADKFTEAGVPIVGDDIKSQVGATITHRVLAKLFEDRGVVLERTMQLNVGGNMDFKNMLERERLESKKISKTQAVTSQIPDRDLGAKNVHIGPSDYVQWLDDRKWAYVRLEGRAFGDVPLNLEYKLEVWDSPNSAGVIIDALRAAKIAKDRGIGGPILSASSYFMKSPPVQYFDDQARENVEKFIRGDVER; encoded by the coding sequence ATGGGTTCGGTCCGCGTAGCCATTGTCGGCGTGGGCAACTGCGCCACCTCGCTGGTGCAGGGTGTCGAGTACTACAAGGACGCCGAACCGGACAGCAAGGTGCCTGGTCTCATGCACGTGCAGTTCGGTGAGTACCACGTGCGTGACGTGGAGTTCGTCGCCGCCTTCGACGTGGACGCGAAGAAGGTCGGCCTCGACCTCGCCGACGCCATCGGCGCCAGCGAGAACAACACCATCAAGATCACCGACGTCCCGCAGACCGGCGTGACGGTCGAGCGCGGCCACACCCTCGACGGCCTCGGCAAGTACTACCGCGAGACCATCGAGGAGTCCGACGAGGCTCCGGTCGACATCGTCAAGATCCTCAAGGACCGCAACGTCGACGTCCTGGTCTGCTACCTGCCGGTCGGCTCCGAGGACGCGGCGAAGTTCTACGCCCAGTGCGCCATCGACGCCAAGGTCGCCTTCGTGAACGCCCTCCCGGTGTTCATCGCCGGCACCAAGGAGTGGGCGGACAAGTTCACCGAGGCCGGCGTGCCGATCGTCGGTGACGACATCAAGTCCCAGGTGGGCGCGACCATCACGCACCGCGTGCTGGCGAAGCTCTTCGAGGACCGCGGTGTGGTGCTGGAGCGCACCATGCAGCTGAACGTCGGCGGCAACATGGACTTCAAGAACATGCTGGAGCGCGAGCGCCTGGAGTCCAAGAAGATCTCCAAGACGCAGGCCGTCACCTCGCAGATCCCGGACCGCGACCTCGGCGCCAAGAACGTGCACATCGGCCCGTCCGACTACGTGCAGTGGCTCGACGACCGCAAGTGGGCGTACGTCCGCCTCGAGGGCCGCGCGTTCGGCGACGTCCCGCTGAACCTGGAGTACAAGCTGGAGGTCTGGGACTCCCCGAACTCCGCCGGCGTCATCATCGACGCGCTGCGCGCCGCGAAGATCGCCAAGGACCGCGGCATCGGCGGCCCGATCCTGTCGGCGTCCTCGTACTTCATGAAGTCCCCGCCGGTGCAGTACTTCGACGACCAGGCGCGCGAGAACGTCGAGAAGTTCATCCGCGGCGACGTCGAGCGCTGA
- a CDS encoding MFS transporter: MGVLRDLRVLLRLPDFRRLLAVRLLSQLSDGVFQVALAAYVVFSPEKQASPGAVASAMAVLLLPYSLLGPFTGVLLDRWRRRQVLLYCNALRAVLCCGTAALILVHVPDWLFYLSALSVTGVNRFVLAGLSAALPRVVDGAHLVTANSLSPTAGTLAATVGGGAAFVVHLFHTAGSGADAATVLLAAALYLCAGLSALTLGRDLLGPDIRGGRTRVVAELVGTARGLAAGLGHLRQRPAARQALSAMTAMRFCYGALTVTLLMLCRYAWSDPSDSDAGLALLGVALGLSAAGFLAAAVITRWTTARFGTSGWITICSAASAVLLPPLALPFSEAPMMVAAFALGVTTQGAKIATDTVVQTHVDDTYRGRVFSLYDVAFNVSFVGAAALAALVLPADGRSSSLVVALALIYAVVGYAMFHVEHRPAMFHVEQGAEENG; the protein is encoded by the coding sequence ATGGGTGTTCTGCGTGACCTCCGGGTGCTGCTGCGGCTGCCGGACTTCCGGCGGCTGCTGGCGGTACGGCTGCTGTCGCAGCTCTCCGACGGCGTGTTCCAGGTCGCGCTGGCCGCGTACGTGGTGTTCTCACCGGAGAAGCAGGCGTCCCCGGGGGCGGTCGCCTCCGCGATGGCGGTGCTGCTGCTGCCGTACTCCCTGCTCGGCCCGTTCACCGGCGTGCTCCTCGACCGCTGGCGGCGGCGCCAGGTGCTCCTGTACTGCAACGCGCTACGGGCCGTACTGTGCTGCGGCACCGCCGCGCTGATCCTCGTCCACGTGCCGGACTGGCTCTTCTACCTGTCCGCGCTGTCGGTCACCGGCGTCAACCGGTTCGTGCTCGCGGGGCTGTCGGCCGCCCTGCCGCGCGTGGTGGACGGCGCGCACCTGGTGACGGCGAACTCGCTGTCGCCCACGGCGGGCACGCTCGCCGCCACGGTGGGCGGTGGCGCCGCGTTCGTGGTGCACCTCTTCCACACCGCCGGCTCGGGCGCCGACGCCGCCACCGTGCTGCTGGCCGCCGCGCTGTACCTGTGCGCGGGCCTGTCCGCGCTCACCCTCGGCCGCGACCTGCTCGGCCCGGACATCCGCGGCGGCCGCACCCGGGTGGTCGCCGAACTCGTCGGCACCGCGCGCGGCCTCGCCGCAGGGCTGGGGCACCTGCGGCAGCGGCCGGCCGCCCGCCAGGCGCTCTCGGCGATGACCGCGATGCGCTTCTGCTACGGCGCCCTGACGGTCACCCTGCTGATGCTCTGCCGGTACGCCTGGTCCGACCCGTCCGACAGCGACGCCGGACTGGCGCTGCTCGGGGTCGCCCTCGGCCTGTCCGCCGCCGGCTTCCTCGCCGCCGCGGTCATCACCCGGTGGACGACCGCGCGGTTCGGCACCAGCGGATGGATCACCATCTGCTCGGCCGCCTCCGCCGTCCTGCTGCCGCCGCTGGCACTGCCGTTCTCCGAGGCGCCGATGATGGTGGCGGCCTTCGCGCTCGGTGTCACCACACAGGGGGCGAAGATCGCCACGGACACCGTCGTGCAGACCCACGTCGACGACACCTACCGCGGCCGGGTCTTCTCGCTGTACGACGTGGCGTTCAACGTCTCCTTCGTCGGTGCCGCCGCGCTCGCCGCCCTGGTTCTGCCCGCGGACGGCCGTTCCTCGTCGCTGGTGGTCGCGCTGGCACTGATCTACGCGGTGGTCGGATACGCGATGTTCCACGTGGAACATCGGCCCGCCATGTTCCACGTGGAACAGGGAGCGGAGGAGAACGGCTGA